In the genome of Onychostoma macrolepis isolate SWU-2019 chromosome 10, ASM1243209v1, whole genome shotgun sequence, the window CAAGTACATCATCTTGCCTCTATGCTACTCCTTGACCTTCTTGCTCAGCCTCGTCCTGAACTCCACCGTCCTCCTTCGGTCCTACCGGTGCAAGAGCGGCCGTCAGTGGAACACTTCGCTGATCTACATGGTCAATCTGGCCTCCACGGATCTGATGTACAGCTTCTCGCTGCCGTTCCTCGTAGCCAGCTATGTCATGCGTGACCATTGGGTTTTTGGAGACTTCATGTGCAGGCTGGTGCGTTTCTTGTTTTACTTCAACCTGTACTGCAGCATCTTCTTCCTCACCTGTATATCTGTTCATCGCTACATGGGAATCTGCCATCCAATCAGAAACATTGCTTTGGAGAGCAAGCGGGTGGTTAGGGGCATTTGCGCAACTGTTTGGGTCATAGTGTTCATTCTTACATGCCCAATCGTCAGATTTGCCAAAACAGGGGATGTTTTGAGGAAAATCGGAGGGGGGGTGAATGAAGCAACCGATTCTTGGTCGGAAAGTAGCGGAAATGCTGGAAAAGTGGAGGTGGAGGTATATAGGAACTGTTGGGACGACGCAATTGATAGTGAGTTTTCCGAATACGTGCCTTATGGAATCGTTCTACACCTTCTGGGCTTCTTCTTCCCTTTTATCGTCATCGCATGGTGTTACTCGCAGGTGGTGCGGACCATCTTCCAAACGCTTCACTCCCAGCCACAGGTGCAAGAGGAAGGGGGAATGTGCGGCGGGGTCGAAGGGGTCAAAGACAGGACGTCCATGTCCATCTCTGGCTCTCAACATGCGCCGTACCTCAACAGGCGGCGCAAGTCCATTAAAACCATCGTCACCATCACCATCCTGTTCGCACTGTGCTTCCTGCCCTTCCACATCACACGCACGCTCTTCCTCGTCCTCAAGGAAACGAAGGCCGCCGAGTGCCAAACCATGCGGATGGTTTCCATTTGCTACAAGATCACTCGGCCGCTGGCTTCCTGCAATTCCTGGCTCAATGCACTCCTTTATTTCTTAACAGGAGACAAAAGCTTAGCC includes:
- the LOC131548644 gene encoding P2Y purinoceptor 3, whose amino-acid sequence is MKTTTSISNVSLQPDVHNHSAPHSCSIDESYKYIILPLCYSLTFLLSLVLNSTVLLRSYRCKSGRQWNTSLIYMVNLASTDLMYSFSLPFLVASYVMRDHWVFGDFMCRLVRFLFYFNLYCSIFFLTCISVHRYMGICHPIRNIALESKRVVRGICATVWVIVFILTCPIVRFAKTGDVLRKIGGGVNEATDSWSESSGNAGKVEVEVYRNCWDDAIDSEFSEYVPYGIVLHLLGFFFPFIVIAWCYSQVVRTIFQTLHSQPQVQEEGGMCGGVEGVKDRTSMSISGSQHAPYLNRRRKSIKTIVTITILFALCFLPFHITRTLFLVLKETKAAECQTMRMVSICYKITRPLASCNSWLNALLYFLTGDKSLACCGRTSAGHNTHLLWPLQILGGQKEAEDQEQGNSHKAEEAHESDSKSSGIT